In the genome of Entelurus aequoreus isolate RoL-2023_Sb linkage group LG08, RoL_Eaeq_v1.1, whole genome shotgun sequence, one region contains:
- the mrpl10 gene encoding large ribosomal subunit protein uL10m isoform X1 produces MCLYIMVRSRHTVQKRVDTTKADDILSKMAATLCVKLLPKQGWLPLTQSVRHGSKAVTRHRKPMHFLKQKMLAVTEYIPPKPAAPPDAYPTQAAVVEESAFVRLLKRDLQKVFQECKMVAVAQNNGCNANDMIVLKNRLQKHDIRVKFYSNQVMRSFLNESIYSNLAHLFIGPTVLFVSKEPKAKQMLATLRVSPQMVLLGACIDDTLLSAQGVLRYSKLPSVSVVQGELVGGLSLLASHTASLLQRHPAHLTALLQQHVAQQGGDAPPKAEEAT; encoded by the exons atgtgtttatatattatgGTGCGTTCACGACATACCGTTCAAAAGAGAGTGGATACAACGAAAGCAG ACGACATCCTGTCGAAGATGGCGGCGAccttgtgtgtgaaattactaCCCAAACAAG GATGGCTCCCCCTGACTCAGAGTGTTCGACACGGCTCCAAAGCTGTGACCCGCCACAGGAAACCTATGCACTTTTTGAAACAGAAGATGTTGGCTGTCACAGAGTACATCCCCCCGAAACCGGCTGCTCCACCGGACGCTTACCCGACCCAAGCCGCCGTGGTTGAG GAGAGCGCCTTTGTAAGGCTGCTGAAGAGGGACCTGCAGAAGGTCTTCCAGGAGTGCAAGATGGTCGCTGTGGCCCAGAACAACGGCTGCAACGCAAACGACATGATAGTGCTCAAGAACAGACTGCAGAAACATGACATCCGTGTCAAGTTCTACTCCAACCAG GTGATGCGCTCGTTTCTGAATGAGAGCATATACAGCAACTTGGCTCATCTCTTTATCGGGCCCACGGTGCTGTTTGTCAGCAAAGAGCCCAAGGCCAAACAGATGCTGGCGACCCTGCGTGTCAGCCCACAGATGGTCCTACTCG GAGCGTGCATAGACGACACGTTGCTGAGCGCGCAGGGCGTGCTGCGCTACTCCAAGTTGCCGTCGGTCAGCGTGGTCCAGGGCGAGCTGGTGGGCGGCCTGAGCTTGCTGGCATCCCACACCGCCTCCTTGCTGCAGCGACACCCCGCCCACCTGACGGCGCTGCTGCAGCAGCACGTCGCGCAGCAGGGCGGAGACGCTCCTCCCAAAGCGGAGGAAGCCACGTGA
- the mrpl10 gene encoding large ribosomal subunit protein uL10m isoform X2 → MAATLCVKLLPKQGWLPLTQSVRHGSKAVTRHRKPMHFLKQKMLAVTEYIPPKPAAPPDAYPTQAAVVEESAFVRLLKRDLQKVFQECKMVAVAQNNGCNANDMIVLKNRLQKHDIRVKFYSNQVMRSFLNESIYSNLAHLFIGPTVLFVSKEPKAKQMLATLRVSPQMVLLGACIDDTLLSAQGVLRYSKLPSVSVVQGELVGGLSLLASHTASLLQRHPAHLTALLQQHVAQQGGDAPPKAEEAT, encoded by the exons ATGGCGGCGAccttgtgtgtgaaattactaCCCAAACAAG GATGGCTCCCCCTGACTCAGAGTGTTCGACACGGCTCCAAAGCTGTGACCCGCCACAGGAAACCTATGCACTTTTTGAAACAGAAGATGTTGGCTGTCACAGAGTACATCCCCCCGAAACCGGCTGCTCCACCGGACGCTTACCCGACCCAAGCCGCCGTGGTTGAG GAGAGCGCCTTTGTAAGGCTGCTGAAGAGGGACCTGCAGAAGGTCTTCCAGGAGTGCAAGATGGTCGCTGTGGCCCAGAACAACGGCTGCAACGCAAACGACATGATAGTGCTCAAGAACAGACTGCAGAAACATGACATCCGTGTCAAGTTCTACTCCAACCAG GTGATGCGCTCGTTTCTGAATGAGAGCATATACAGCAACTTGGCTCATCTCTTTATCGGGCCCACGGTGCTGTTTGTCAGCAAAGAGCCCAAGGCCAAACAGATGCTGGCGACCCTGCGTGTCAGCCCACAGATGGTCCTACTCG GAGCGTGCATAGACGACACGTTGCTGAGCGCGCAGGGCGTGCTGCGCTACTCCAAGTTGCCGTCGGTCAGCGTGGTCCAGGGCGAGCTGGTGGGCGGCCTGAGCTTGCTGGCATCCCACACCGCCTCCTTGCTGCAGCGACACCCCGCCCACCTGACGGCGCTGCTGCAGCAGCACGTCGCGCAGCAGGGCGGAGACGCTCCTCCCAAAGCGGAGGAAGCCACGTGA